Proteins encoded together in one Labrus mixtus chromosome 18, fLabMix1.1, whole genome shotgun sequence window:
- the acvr1l gene encoding activin receptor type-1 has product MDRCSVHVLLLLLLQTLQTYAEGSGGHLLCLCDTPKCQDTQCHGSSCFSSVKVTSGGVEFERGCLEGPEKIRLHCSTAPSFHQAILCCYKDICNSNTSSSSLMSHLLTVPEGEPVRYRVETLALFVLGPVVVLGLLSVVSVLACRRLHHGRLQRLQEFDTEQGAVDGLISSNVGDSTLADLLDHSCTSGSGSGLPFLVQRTVARQISLMECVGKGRYGEVWRGQWQGENVAVKIFSSRDEKSWFRETEIYNTVLLRHENILGFMASDMTSRNSSTQLWLITHYHENGSLYDYLQRVAVETSEGLAMAASIACGLVHLHTEIFGTEGKPAIAHRDLKSKNILVTKELRCCIADLGLAVTHSQADNQLDVGNNPKVGTKRYMAPEVLDETIQIDCFDAYKRVDIWAFGLVLWEIARRTYSNGIVEEYKPPFYDQVPNDPSFEDMRKVVCVEQQRPFIPNRWFSDPTLSALVKLMKECWYQNPSARLTALRIKKTLDKIHSSLEKGKES; this is encoded by the exons ATGGATAGATGCAGCGTCCacgtcctcctgctgctcctgctgcagaccCTGCAGACATACGCGGAGGGCTCAG GTGGACatttactgtgtctgtgtgacaccCCTAAATGCCAGGACACCCAGTGCCACGGCTCGAGCTGCTTCTCCTCCGTCAAAGTCACGAGCGGCGGGGTGGAGTTCGAGCGCGGCTGCCTGGAGGGGCCGGAGAAAATCCGTTTGCATTGCTCCACCGCACCGTCCTTCCACCAAGCCATCCTCTGCTGTTACAAAGACATATGCAACAGCAACACGAGCAGCAGCTCACTGATGTCTCACCTTCTCACAG TCCCAGAAGGAGAGCCAGTTCGGTATCGTGTGGAAACCTTAGCCCTCTTCGTGCTGGGTCCGGTGGTGGTTCTTGGTTTGCTGTCTGTGGTGTCCGTTTTGGCCTGCAGGAGGCTTCACCACGGCCGCCTGCAGAGGCTGCAGGAGTTCGATACAGAGCAGGGAGCCGTAGACGGCCTCATAAGCTCCAACGTGGGAGACAGCACTTTAGCG GACCTGTTGGACCACTCATGTACATCAGGCAGCGGTTCAGGTCTTCCCTTCCTTGTGCAGAGAACTGTGGCCCGACAGATCAGTCTGATGGAGTGTGTAG GTAAGGGGAGGTATGGAGAGGTGTGGAGGGGGCAGTGGCAGGGGGAGAACGTGGCTGTAAAAATCTTCTCCTCACGAGATGAGAAATCCTGGTTTAGGGAAACGGAGATCTACAACACAGTGCTGCTAAGACATGAAAACATACTCG gcTTCATGGCGTCCGACATGACTTCTCGCAACTCCAGCACCCAGCTGTGGCTCATTACCCATTACCACGAGAACGGTTCTCTCTATGACTACCTGCAGCGGGTTGCCGTGGAGACGTCGGAGGGCTTGGCGATGGCCGCGTCGATAGCGTGCGGCCTGGTGCATCTGCACACGGAGATCTTCGGCACAGAGGGAAAACCGGCCATCGCACACCGGGACCTGAAGAGCAAAAACATCCTGGTCACAAAGGAGCTGCGCTGCTGCATCGCAGACCTGG GGCTGGCTGTGACCCACTCGCAGGCAGACAACCAGCTGGACGTGGGCAACAATCCAAAGGTTGGCACCAAGCGTTACATGGCGCCAGAAGTGCTGGACGAGACCATTCAGATAGACTGCTTCGATGCATACAAGCGGGTGGACATCTGGGCCTTTGGGCTGGTGCTTTGGGAGATAGCAAGACGCACCTACAGCAACG GTATTGTTGAGGAGTACAAGCCTCCGTTTTACGATCAGGTGCCAAACGATCCGAGCTTTGAGGACATGAGGAAAGTCGTGTGTGTGGAGCAGCAGAGGCCTTTCATTCCCAATCGATGGTTCTCTGATCCT acTCTCTCGGCTCTGGTGAAACTGATGAAGGAGTGTTGGTACCAGAACCCGTCTGCCAGGCTTACAGCACTACGCATCAAGAAAACCCTGGACAAGATCCACAGCTCTCTGGAGAAAGGAAAGGAGTCGTGA
- the d2hgdh gene encoding D-2-hydroxyglutarate dehydrogenase, mitochondrial has protein sequence MFQRALRLSKALRRLNLHTAVSSSATIKHPPVGFNGQFLPTTSWLSGACCRKLHAGTDGPKPSPAAAPDRLPFSRITSEDLAFFREILPGRAITDPDLLESSNVDWMKTVRGSGELLLRPQTTEEVSQILRYCNSHNLAVNPQGGNTGLVGGSVPVYDEIILSTALMNKILTFDGLSGILTCQAGCVLENLSLYLDDREFIMPLDLGAKGSCHIGGNVATNAGGLRLLRYGSLHGTVLGLEVVLADGRVLDCLATLRKDNTGYDLKQLFIGSEGTLGVITAVSILCPQKPKSVNVVFLGCETFEQLLKTFQLCRGMLGEILSAYEFLDSECMRLLNTHLKLPNPISDCPFYVVIETSGSDATHDGEKLHNFLDEAMTSSLVTDGTVATEDSKIKALWSMRERVTEALTHDGFAYKYDISLPLERLYQLVTDMREHLGDRAKSVVGYGHVGDGNLHLNVTSPARDPALLAAIEPFVYEWTASCQGSISAEHGLGLKKRNYIYYSKPSQAVALMSNIKTMLDPKGILNPYKTLPDNVM, from the exons ATGTTCCAACGGGCCCTCAGGCTGAGTAAGGCTCTCAGACGTCTAAACCTCCACACCGCCGTCTCATCTTCAGCAACAATCAAACACCCACCTGTTGGCTTCAACGGACAGTTTCTTCCCACCACCTCATGGCTGTCAGGAGCGTGCTGTCGAAAGCTGCATGCTGGGACAGACGGGCCCAAACCCTCCCCCGCCGCGGCCCCTGACAGACTTCCCTTCTCCAGAATTACTTCAGAAGATTTGGCCTTCTTCAGAGAGATCCTACCAGGCAGAGCCATCACCGACCCGGACCTGCTTGAGTCCAGCAATGTGGATTGGATGAAGACAGTGAGAG GTTCCGGTGAATTGCTGCTGCGACCTCAAACAACAGAGGAAGTTTCTCAGATTTTAAG GTACTGTAACAGTCATAATCTGGCAGTGAACCCTCAGGGGGGAAACACTGGGCTGGTTGGGGGCAGCGTGCCAGTTTATGATGAGATCATCCTCTCCACCGCTCTTATGAACAAGATCCTGACCTTTGATGGCCTCTCGG GCATTCTGACGTGTCAGGCTGGCTGTGTCCTGGAGAACTTGTCCCTCTACCTGGACGACAGAGAGTTCATCATGCCTCTGGATCTCGGAGCGAAAGGTAGTTGCCACATCGGGGGAAATGTGGCGACCAATGCAGGAGGACTCCGGCTGCTGCGGTACGGCTCCTTACACGGGACTGTGCTGGGTCTGGAAGTG GTTTTGGCAGATGGGCGAGTGTTGGACTGCTTGGCCACATTGCGAAAAGACAACACAGGATATGACCTCAAACAGCTCTTCATAGGGTCAGAGGGAACTCTGGGGGTTATCACAGCTGTGTCCATTCTCTGTCCCCAGAAACCAAAGTCTGTGAACGTGGTTTTTCTGG GCTGTGAGACATTTGAGCAGCTACTGAAGACATTTCAGCTCTGCAGAGGCATGCTGGGAGAAATTCTGTCAGCCTATGAATTTCTGGACAGTGAATGTATGAGGCTGCTAAATACGCACCTCAAACTACCCAATCCGATTTCTg ATTGTCCGTTCTACGTGGTCATAGAAACGTCGGGATCTGATGCAACACATGACGGGGAGAAACTGCACAATTTCCTTGATGAGGCGATGACATCGTCGTTAGTCACTGATGGCACTGTGGCAACTGAAGACTCAAAAATAAAG GCTTTGTGGTCGATGCGTGAGCGTGTCACCGAGGCGCTCACTCACGATGGCTTCGCTTACAAGTATGACATCTCGCTGCCGTTGGAGCGACTTTACCAGCTGGTGACGGACATGAGGGAGCACCTGGGGGACCGGGCCAAAAGTGTGGTGGGATACGGTCATGTGG GAGATGGAAACCTCCACTTGAACGTCACTTCTCCCGCCAGAGACCCGGCTCTCCTCGCCGCCATCGAGCCCTTTGTGTACGAGTGGACGGCGAGCTGTCAGGGCAGCATCAGTGCAGAACATGGCCTGGGCCTGAAGAAGAGGAACTACATTTACTACAGCAAACCCAGCCAGGCTGTGGCTCTGATGAGTAACATTAAGACCATGCTGGACCCCAAAGGCATCCTCAACCCGTACAAGACTTTACCAGATAACGTGATGTGA